CCTAGTTGTTCAGAAGACACTGCATCTTTTATTTGACTTATCATAGTTTCATATGTGACATTTACAGAGGAGGCATGAACTACTCTCTAAATTTTGGTTATGTGTTCCTCCAAAAACCGTCAAAAGTCCAGTTGAGCTTGAAATCGAGTTGTGGAGCATCAGGCCGAATCTGGGTGACTTTGAACAGTTGGAAACCCATGTCATCAACATTTCGTCACACCAAACCAGCTTTCCACCTGTTACACTTGGATACCCACTGAACCTTTTGGATCTATCTCGCGATAATGTTATCGTAAAGAGTGACGATGGTATAACATGGCAAGACAGGGATTCTACAATGGTAATTGATAATTCCTTTCAACACCAGCGTACGTTCTGTACAGTTACATTCTATTCCCTATTCTAATAGAGAATTATATTATCCTCAAAACCATAACCTAACAATTACACAAACCAAGGCCACATACTCGCATATCAATATTCCCCACGACTTCTTTTTAGACATATCTACCTACACATCAGGGTTGCACAAGGTCTGATCTATGCCAGCGACAGGTGAATCTATGAGTTACAGTCAGTTGTATACCCTTCTTCCAAATAATTGCAATTTTCTTTTTCGTGATCTATAGATGAAGGGTGACATAATGACCACAATCACTACGTGCTCCATGTATGCAGTGATATCCAAACCCCAAAGAAAGAACATTGTGATCACTCCAAGGGCTGGTACTTATACTACTGATAACAACCTGGCATCACTGAACATACCTACAGGCGCAGTAACTTGTAACAGCAACACGACAATGGAGGTAAACAAGAATGCAATTTCTGCACATTCTATATCTATTTTGCAAATTTGATATCTATAACGTaactattcattcatttttttcgtCAAGATCCCCATAAAAGATTTTCTATACACTTTTCTTATATTCCATAACATATAGACTACCACATATAGTGAAGAAGATCCTCCCTAGAGAGCATTTGAAAGCTCTAGCATATATATAACTTTCATCTGTCATTCAAGTCGTGTGTTTCAAGTTGTTCGTTCTGCCACACATGTTTGAAGATCCTCAAACTCGTTTGATGGTCCCAAACCTAATATGATATCCAATGCTTTGTTGTTGATCCTTTTGTTCTCGTGGATTGAATGAATGTTGCATCTCTCACAAGGTACACGATCTGAGATCTGCACAGGAGAACATCAATACTGATCATAATATGTCTGCTAGCTCTGCCGTAATATTTCACGGAGACGATGGAAGTAACCAAAATTTACAATTGAATGAACCCGCTTCTGTAAGCCTCCAATCAACACCGCCACCTCGGTCTGTGACTGGTGACAGAATTGAACTTCGAATATTATCCAGCACAAATAATGGTGTCCATTGGGAAGATATTACTGAATCAGTTGCATCGACACTCAGAGATGAAAATGACACCGTATCTTTCAAAGCTAGATTCTTAAGTTGGTAAGTGGGATTGCATCATTCAATCTTCGTTGTTGACACATGCGTGCATGAACAATTTTTGTACAGCAGTGTTCACCCGTACAGTCGTTCGTGCATGTATCCATATCCATATCCATACCTAGCACACTGTTATATACTTGTTGAATAAGAATTTGAAAACTTTGATTCTTTCAGTTTTGGTTCCGTACATGTTCCAACGTCAAAGACAACACAAACAGTGCCTTTCTTCACGAAGATATTCAATTGGCTTAGACGAAGAAAACATACCGCGAAAGTTCTTCTTTTGCAACACGAGCAACAGCTGTGTTCACTTCTAGTTGACGTTGTCAGGAGTCGTGACATTCACAAGCAGATAAAGACATGGAAGAACAAGGGCTTCAGTTCTTTCTACGAAAAGGACGTCCAGTATAGCCGGGATTTAACTATCGCCAATGGTGACGTAATCTCCGTAGAAACCCGCCAGCCTTCAGGTATCTAAAGGTACCAAAAGTGGTAAAGTGCTCGGTAAAGTGCTCGATCGAGCACTTTGCTAAAAACAGCGAAGTGCGCGTATGGCGCCTCCAACGCCCAGTCTCAATTCTAGCCTCCATTTTGACAGCTGTCCGAAGACGTCAAATAACGCACTCCCATACAGTCGAAAACTTCGAATATTTCAGgaagaagaaacattttgttcggcgtgcgtcacagacttcatactggagatttaatggcagtgacatttgtaacatgGCAAGAAATAGtataaaggaaaactgaatttcttggtGTGTACGTGTGGGGTTTTTAAATGTGTGTCTAGATGCGAGAGCGAAGATTTTTCTTGATCGTTGAACACGAaaataaagtctgggtgtaagtttatatcatgttcagtatatttctattgaatagattcacttctttcagtattatcagatcgttaatagatgacaaaaaatattgctatcgaaAACATAAGTTCGAAAACAttcgtgtgaacaattttaattaacgcttcattgctgttaatattttgatagaaatctataaataacccGTTACTAAGcttactgttttgtaaattccatatacttggtactgccaacttcttgactgaaaacaacgacaagaaataatccatgacttcgccagatctcaagtaaaccatcactacattactgtttactgaatttttttttcattcctaGACAATCACCAATTTCAATATCGTCCCTTATGCAATTCCTGTTCGCTCagaaattatatccaatgtgGGAAATAATAATATTAGCCATCGGTTATAGTTTGGTTCGGTCCAGAGGAAGTGACTTCATAATGCTACAATTAGCGTAGTGTGACGCCGACGTTCATGGAGCAGTAATAACCGTCACTTCGTGAACTGGATTGCATATcattaataaaaataagaaaTGCAGATGACGACCGTTCGAGAAATAGCGATAGGAAATGATTTATACGAGAAAGGTACGTCGTGGAAGCTCATAGGCAGGGTTGTGATAAGTGGGAACGACTATAGTATgtcttaatataaagtacatcgcAAGTTAACATGGAATGCATCCCAAAAATAAAGTGCATATTATCAAACTTAGCTTTTTAGAATCCAGCATGGCTGCCAAATCCTGTGTTAACCATCTACGATCCGGGGAAAAGAAAGGGGTGTcggtttgtttaaaaacaaacacaatgacccccacatttattttgtcatttcagagagAGGAGAAATTTTACAGATTTTACAGAATAAATATGTCCCCGAAGGCGCGTTCTACCTCGTGTAAGTCACCAACAATGTTATGACACTATGATGATTTTGCACCATATTCTTTTTCTACTACTTCTAGgattagaatgaaaataagcaCATAGGTGATTATACTGAAAGATGGATAATGGATAaagattcaaatttatttcaagacgttacgattgatatatatatatttcccgCTCTAAAATAGGCTAGTCCTTGTTTACTGAGTagattgcagattctgaagtaTAGTCCCAACCACAGGCACtagtttcccgagatatgtatcagaatgtttccatcaaaatacaataaaatgtccataatatcgatgatattgacgtgttttagccaattgtatatgaaaggggtaaaataacacttgtttctgtgatcgcgcaagtccacccACCGCGAGGTATAGACAAGGTTTGCAACAGAACACACAACACCCGGGACACAACCGTACGACAACGTGAACTTTCAACCGACCGTTTCCGTTTTACTCGGCAAACATTTAATAAACTTCAGATAAAccgtgtcgttgttacaatcggtcAAAGATATCAACCGATTTCTGACGCCATGTAGGAGAATTGGAGCAAATAAATTCTTTCTAACTACCTTCCATGTATGTGTCTGATTGGATATCGCCGATAACAGCACGCTCCATAAACATtgatatccaatcacattcatttgaaatacgcaaatcatacattttattcCATCCTATGTGACTTAGTCCAAATACAGATACTTTCATGGCAGACACCAACCAAATTCATGGACACTGATACAGACGTTCGCTCACATACAATTTTAGGGACTTTCAACAAATACCCGTCGTCCAAATTCACAATAACTTTTGAGACAGACGCTCACAAACCAAATTTATGAACTTTCAAACATTATCATACTTTCATACAGACACTCGTCGTggacaataaaatataaataatctaTACGGGAAATTTCCGACATGCTCGTCCGGTAGTGTTCTGGCGAATTACCTAACAAAATCTTCCGATTTTGATACGAAACAGCGAGTGTCGAACAATGTGTCAAACCAAGTTTTGAGGTAAATAGCAAATATGACGATTTACTAAAACAAATTATTGAATACTACATGAAACCCCATCAGACACACAATTCCTGAACAAAACCGgcatcatttcattttctaaaaataacGTACATTTTCGTGAGTTCGAGAGTCTTGAGTGATCTGGCTTACTTGCGTCCTCTCCGCCTTGAAATATTACGTGTCTAATGTCTTATTGGGAGACACGTTCAGACATCGGTTgtataatgtactagtattttatttcataacttgACTATAAACATATATTGAGCTTCCCATTACAGTTGTAATATTGCCTggaaatttcactgaaaacgtTGTGCCACAACCTTCTCAACACGAGTCCGGGGTCCTACACGCTCATAAGGTAATTGAATATGCGGTCTATACTTCAACAACGATACTGACGTCGGTCACGCCCGGCACACTTTGATCAAGACTGGTTGTGCTTTGTTGTAAATAGAGTACAGTACTTTGGTGAATGTTCAACCCTGAACTAGGCCTGATTCATGTTAggctgaatatatatatatatatatatatatatatatatatatatatatatatatatatatatatatatatatatatatatatatatatatatatatatatatatataactcggtgagtatcaaattgctaagacagtgctctataccgcagtggcagagcgtaatatatatatatatatatatatatatatatatatatatatatatatatatatatatatatatatatatatatattgtttttggaaaaagatTGGTCTGATCTTGTCACACGGGATCTTCCATCCACGTCTTTGGAGGCGCCATACGCGCACTTTGCTGTTTTTTGCAAAGTGCTCGATCGAGCACTTTATCGAGCACTTTGACAATTTTTCCACCTTTACATACCTCAGAAGGAACTAAGCTGTACATTTTCAACAATACAGTTTGCATTAACCCTTGACCCTTGTGGTGATCTTATCATCGATCGTTCACACGGCGCAATGTCAAATTCAAACTGCTTAAGCTCAGTTAAAGTTCTGACTGTCCTATACATTCAAGTTCTaagattttgatataaaaacttCAAGCAGCCAAACTCTAATGACCCAGATACGTAATTTCACCACACCTTGTACGTCGACGAGATATCCAGGCTATCGAAATACCGTCCCCATGCTGCATATTGGAAACTCAACCCATAGTTGGAAAGACCAAAAAgcaatatttatttgttcaccTACTTGTTCCCGAGGCTATAACGTCTAACCACGCGGCTATGTAATGAGCGCCCGTTCACTGTGACATATGACACTACGTTACAAAGAAAAATACACCTAGGAATCCGACCGCAGGCTAAGGCTGAGTGTCCTCAACAAGAACGGTATTTGAATAATAATACCTACagtgtatattccatatactacgTGTACTCAAGGGGAACTTTTAAAATTTTTAAACTATCCATACTActataaggcgtaaaaaaattgtgtggttccgattacattcaattttaaaataggtagggtaggtagatttttattatattttattatatttttttcatgtgcgagtgtctagttcaggttttccattgttttccaaatggcctctgtgttatttatttcttcctatcagatgtacagccattacagattggaagaatagttttatattttctttttaagttgatgtcagtttccgtactcactatttcttgcgagacttactgattttcgcgattttattattatttttctcgaatacgtaaaaaaaaggtttagggtcagcgtgaaaactaggtgggggttggTAACCGGAACGAAAAACTATTTGGCCAAAAAgaaaattttcatgattttgtgCACATAACTAATTTGTATCATTTTCTTTTGCAATAGATATCTAAAATAAAAGGCCACATCAATGATTTTGTTAGACCTCATCTGTCATGGTATCATAAATTGAACTAGAAAATGCAAATGATATCTGAGCCACACATCAGTAATGTGTATCATTATTAGCTTGGTAGatatcattcattatgcaaattagtcccGTGAAATGCAAGCCACACCCGTCATATGTTGTTGAAAAACGAGTGCCATTATATCATCAATATTATCACCGCAGTTAGTTGGTGGTATATCATCTACATGAACcataaattatgcatattttCATGCAATATACAATCAACACCCATcatatttgtactacagacaTGAGAAGATACATTTTACTTAATATCCATCAAGTTAGATATGATTCATATGATTCTGCGCGTCCATTAGTTACATATCTCCTAGCAACTGCATGGTTATGTGTAATTTCAGACATGAGTGATTCGGGAGAAGACTTGTCGATGTTGAATCTCGGTGAAACACAAATAACAGAGGTTCCATCAGAATTGACTGAAATAACCATACTACAGATGAATGGAAATCAACTACGAAACATTCCGCAAGACATTGGTAAATTGACGAAACTTCAGGAGCTGAATATTGCAAACACTCAAATTACGGAAACGCCACCAGAATTATATAAACTGAAAAACCTAACATCACTAGACATGAGCAATAACCAGCTCAAATGTATTCCAGAGGATATTGGAAATCTTAAGAAACTACAGAAGTTGGATGTCACAGCCAATCAAGTTGAGATAATACCCATTAGATTATTTAAACTGAAGGAACTGAACGAGCTGCACATGGATGACAATACCATTTACATCATCCCGGAAGGCATTGGAAAACTACGTGCCCTAAAGAAGCTTAGTCTTGGGAAAAATAACATCAAAGAACTACCATTAGATATTTTTGACTTGAAAGAACTAACAGAGCTAGATATGCATGAAAACAAACTCACCACAATTCCACAGGATATCTGTAAACTGAAGAAGCTTCGGAGAGTAAACTTTCAGGCCAACCAGATAAAAAACGTGCCGTTAGATCTATTTGCAATGCAAAATCTAACCGAACTGAATATGAGTGGAAATCAGATGAAAATGATACCAAGCAACATAAGCGAAAAATTGCGTGTATTAAGATTGAGTGACAATTCCATCAGGTACTTGAACAACGCTGTGCTCACTCAAGCGAGTAAACTAGAAGAGCTGTCATTGGACGGGAATCCACTAGTTGACCCTCCTATAGCAGTATGCAAAAGAGGTTTGAAAGCTATGATGCAGTATACAGGGGGTAAGTACAATTATGATATCTTGTCAAACTTAGACTTTGATGGAAATAGGCTATCGTATTTCATATCCATATCCTGATCTATACTGTAACATGTATTCTAATTattctgttattattgtttAAGGGGATGATACGATGCGTGTAGTGCGTGTGATGTTAAAGCCAAGTGACTATAAAAAGGTACGTTTTTTTACAAACGCGGTTAAGTATATGTCTAAAAAAATTTATGTGTATTGCACTATCTATATTGCTATGCTCCAGTACTTTCGTCATCACGTGCTCTAAAACCATAGCACTTTACTTCTAAGTCAACATATATAACTTCAAGCATTTCCCTCCTAATACTGTAAGGTTTCTAGAATACCTTGCTCCAATGTACTGCAGGCCTCTTCGAGACCATAATTGTCAACGTCATAGCTCTATCTGTATATCAAGAGGGTGCACAATGCACGGTTGGTAAAAACAAGTGTACTGGGTCTCTAACTTTACAGCATGTAgctaaaatacaaaatcaacTTCGCTTTTGTGTCCCTTTAAGGATTACAATCCAAACGAGTTTGATTTGTGAAATTACTCAATTTAGAAATGtaacattaatttgcatacatgtctaTCTGCCCACTATAGTGTCTATGCGTTTTTGAGGCTACTATCGAAGTTGGTCATGAATTTTAAGAATATAACGGTAATGAAACTTTCAGTTAACTTAAGCTTATTatagtattataattattatatcgATAGATGAAGTATGAATTACTCTCTGGATTTTGGTTATGTGTCCATCCAAAAACTGTCAAATGTGAAGCTGAGTTGGAAGTTGAGATATTGAACACAAGACCGAATCTTGATGACTTTGAAGAGTTGGAATCACGCGTCATCAACATTTCATCACACCAAACCAGCTTTCCATCCGTCACACTTGAATACCCACTAGAATTTTTGGATCTATCTCGTGATAATGTCATCGTAAGGAGTATGGATTATTACTATGATGgcatagtgtggcatgaattaAAATCTGCGAAGGTAAGCCACAATTTTTCCCATTTTTTGAGAATAGTTCATATTTCTTAAGATTAATAGTGTtcatattaatgaaaaaaataaatatcttcAAAATTATAATCAGGGAATTTATATTAAAGCAAAGCCACCTATAGGGTGTGACGGGGTGTTCTCATGCATTTGCAGGCCTGTGAGGGCGCAGCAACGTTACATATCTTTCAGAGGTGTCAGGTGCATTGTGGAAACGTATGGGTAGCAAGAGAAATCCCTACCCCTCTCAGACTGCAGATGAATAATCGACACATTTGCGCGTATAGAGTACTAGTCTTTAGTTTCCCATGCCCATCAGGCCATTCACTTTTTTTATATAGATGAGGGATTTCATAACTACTGACATTACTGCGTGTGGCATGTATGCCGTGAAATCTAAACCCCAAAGAACGAACTTTCTGATCACTCCAAGGGCTGGTACTTATACTAGTGATGACAACATGGCATCATTGGAAACAACTACAGGTGCAGTAACTGGTAACATCGACACAACAATGGAGGTAAGTAGGATACATATTCTCATCAAAACGTTTAATCATGTTTCGCCTtcttctgtatatatatatatatgtgtgtgtgtgtgtgtgtgtgtgtgtgtgtgtgtgtgtgctctgAATGTGGTTCTTTGTCTCAGCACAGCAGACTATTGTGCAACAAAATTATGAGATCTCACATACATTACCTCTCGTGGAGATGACGCTTTAACCAAACCCCAACCCCATGCAACCAGTCTTGAAAACCCGATATGGCCTTCTATGGCCTTCAACAAGTCGTGTTCTAGTGTTTCCATCCGCTTCCACCAATGCACGTTGATTTCCCTTGTCCATTTGGTGGTCCCAAAACGTCATTGTCTtagtttgttgttttcatttattttgccTTTTGTGTATAGAACGAAGGAAATTATTGTGAAACCTGACAGTTTCAGTATATGTTACATCTCTTACAAGGTACATGATCTGAGATCATTCCAAGAAAGCATCAGTACTGATAATGACATGTCTGCCAGCTCTGCTGTGATATTTCGTGGAAACGACGGAAAAGAAGGAGCCGTGAACTTGAATGCGCTTGCTTCTGTAAGTCTTCGATCGCCGTCGCCCTCCATATCTGTTGATAGACTCGCGCTTCGGGTTTTATCCAGTAGGAATTATGGTGAAGATTGGGAAGACATTACTGAATCAGTTACACCGACAGTTAAAGACGACATGGTATCTTTCAATATAAAACAACTAAAGGGGTAAGTGAgattatatcatatgatattttAGATACAGGTGTGCAGCAACATAGGCTTTACAATATGTTTCAGTCATGTAGTCATTCATACCCATGTCTATTACGAATATACACCTCATGCATCTGTACAGTTTCGTTATTAATTTACAAACTAATGTAATctcattaaattttaaatcttCATGAATCTATCAATatgtataccaaattatatgaacatTAAGATGTTGCCTCATATAGTCATgggatatttaccaaaaccaAATCGCtccattttaatttcattagaAGATGTGTACCAAGTTCCATTTGAATTGAACGAGCCGTTCTTGAGAAagtgatgacacagacagacagacagaaagacagacagacagacagacagacagacagacagacagacagatacacaaacACACCACAACATAATTGATGGTAAAACAAAGGTATACTATGATAATTTTCTGAACTCTATTTTAGACAAGTTGTACGTAGCTGCGTATAGAAAAATGGTTTTCCGTTAATTTCTATCAAATGGAATTATAAGACATTTCTATCATATGTAAGACAAACAAAATGCAACTACGACGGGATCCGCCTCACCTTTGCTCTTTTCTTGACTTTCATATTTCCAGTTACGGTGTTGCACATGTCCCATCGTCAAGGATAAGACATG
The nucleotide sequence above comes from Glandiceps talaboti chromosome 10, keGlaTala1.1, whole genome shotgun sequence. Encoded proteins:
- the LOC144441351 gene encoding uncharacterized protein LOC144441351 — protein: MSDSGEDLSMLNLGETQITEVPSELTEITILQMNGNQLRNIPQDIGKLTKLQELNIANTQITETPPELYKLKNLTSLDMSNNQLKCIPEDIGNLKKLQKLDVTANQVEIIPIRLFKLKELNELHMDDNTIYIIPEGIGKLRALKKLSLGKNNIKELPLDIFDLKELTELDMHENKLTTIPQDICKLKKLRRVNFQANQIKNVPLDLFAMQNLTELNMSGNQMKMIPSNISEKLRVLRLSDNSIRYLNNAVLTQASKLEELSLDGNPLVDPPIAVCKRGLKAMMQYTGGDDTMRVVRVMLKPSDYKKMKYELLSGFWLCVHPKTVKCEAELEVEILNTRPNLDDFEELESRVINISSHQTSFPSVTLEYPLEFLDLSRDNVIVRSMDYYYDGIVWHELKSAKMRDFITTDITACGMYAVKSKPQRTNFLITPRAGTYTSDDNMASLETTTGAVTGNIDTTMEVHDLRSFQESISTDNDMSASSAVIFRGNDGKEGAVNLNALASVSLRSPSPSISVDRLALRVLSSRNYGEDWEDITESVTPTVKDDMVSFNIKQLKGYGVAHVPSSRIRHAVTFFCKVFNWLRRRKHTAKVLLLQHEVQQCLLLVDVVRSLYIHEQITKWKDNGFKSIHENDVPYSQDLTIANGDVISVETSPPFIIESMITNTTFFASRDNHLKPKVRCTNQDSANGADIGGTMLFYLRENVMPEVELHFLVRKQYEDRSQQTEVYEDDNTSSSSSENTNLSRFLSRQISSVTSEHTDLFRFLSKVILSTQWKPLASRLGVENSEIDRIECRYPRDLTEQIYQMLLLWEGKFLLKGSELIEKLLWALEEEELRQIAEEVRNFTKTKSNSPVKTKSSSPVKEKKSGVCLVI